The genomic stretch TTTCATGTGAGCCTAAGTCTTGGTAAAGAACTTAGCAGCGAGCAGTTGCATCTTTGTGCTAACGTCTTTAGCCAAACTTAGCTAACTCAGTGTATGTTTTGTGCTTCTTGTCAGTGGCTTTATTTGAAGTACCTCGATGAAAGCGACCTTGATTCGTTATTTTACTACAACGTATGACACTGGTTTGTCGACAAATGCAAAGCAGTGCCATGAAGTAGTTTTTGGtagatcgatccaaatatcaatAGTATCAATATCAATACCATGCGTAGGATCTGGAACGGATCAATACTAGCGTGATGAGATCATAACGTGTATCTGTTCTCTTCTATGGTTAGTTTGTTTCGAGTTATGTTGCACTAtcgactttattttgctcaaagaCGTATATTGATAAAAGGAATAatggtattatttttttatattgttacattgtcttctATTGTTGAAGtcatatattgttaaattgttcacaaataggtttttcataaaaaaatactattttggTTGCCTGCAATATTATAATTGAAGTATAACCATGATCAATAAATGAATGCTAAATCATTTAATGAGCTTGACAAACTTTAAGTGtgaagtatcggtatcggcgaTACTTTCCCTGTATTTACGAGGTATCGGGTCGCAACAATATTTTGTCGCCCATTCCCCACCATGAAGCTAATTTTCTTTTTATCTCAATTTGTCCCGCTGCAGAATTCGACTAGTAATGTCTGGATGGTGGCTGCCTTCCTCCCCAGCCTTTGCGTCTGAGGACTTCAGCTCAACTCCTCTCAAGGCAAACGAGAGAAAACATGTCCACGTGGCTAAAGACCTGGGGGCCAACGACGTCCTGCCTGAGGACGACGACACTTTTTCCCTGCTGTCCCCCATATATCATGACAGTTACGAGAGCGATGACGACGACGAGCTCAGTACAACTAATCAGACATCTCCTAAgtacacacatgaacacagtATTTCTTCTGTCAGGTACTACCTGGCTttatacaacaacaataacaaaacacttaagtgtttcagaaGTTTGTCTTAGTGTTGGCTTTTGTGTCTTCTTAGACATGATCTATGGAAAGCATCTACAGAGAACACGGGACCTGAAGTCCTCAGCGCATGGGAAGTGTGGTtggttaataaaataaaagaagacAAACTTAGACTGAAAAAGAAAACCGAGGAGGCAAGTTGACAAGGAGTTTGTGCAACATTCTTAGCGTATTTCTCAAATTTTAGTGGTGAATTTCCTGCAGggtaataatactgtatgtctaaaaAATTGACTTGGGTGTTTATTTGAAGGAGGCCACTTTTGTCCGTCATTGCTTCTTTGCATTGGTTGTTTTTATGACCGCAGGCTCAGATTAACGTACTTCATATCACTTTAAAATTAGCAGCTTTCacagaaggaaaaaaaggaacagCAAGAAGCGGAACGAGAGCAAAAAAGGAgtgtagaggaaaaaaagattcGAGACTGGCAACAGATGAAACGAGAACAGGTAAACCGGTGTTTGCCAATccttatttacatttaaaaagtctCACAACGCACCACCAAACTAAAATATACAGGTTAATGATGTACGATTTAATTCTTCTCCCTGTCTTTATTCGTCACTGGCATGGCTTGGCacattatttgtagtaaataaagcatatttttttGGACGAATTAAAGCctaggtgtccaaagtgtgtcccaGGGGCCACTTGCGGCCTGCGACTGTCTTTTATTTGGCCCACgacaaattctaaaaatataattttaccacaaaactaaaaaaacccaacaacagcaaaaaattgaaaaatcagcggtaattttacaaaatgaagtcaaaatattaagagaaaaaagttgcaatctgcAAGaagaatgtaattttagtagcataaaattgaaatattaaagacaatatgttattattaaataatataatatgcaacattatgagaaagaaaacaaaggtgtaatttgtttttaaattatggTTGGGGAGAATGTTATAGGAAtattaaaatcaaaatattatgggaaagaaTTCATAATATTGctagaagaaaattgacaagaacattgaaatagttggaaaattaaaaaaaaggccgaaacagcaggaatggaaaaaagccgtcatttttttttgaataaagtcaatataaagTGATAAGAGTAAAGCTGTGctatgtggcaagggacgactgtactggtTAAAAAGAACAGACTGCACAACGAgatgtctatatttttcacaattatgaatTAACCTGCATTAAAATTGTCCGAAATAACTGGCGTTAAAAGTTTAGAGAAGCGATGAACAATTTAGAGGCGGGATATAATGGCTAGCATCACGATTGaatgttttggatcattctTAAGTCTTGGATCATTTCCTAGAGTTACAATACTGACTTTTTTCCCTGTAATCCAAGGAAAGACGTGAGCAACTGCTCAAAAGCAGCAGGGAAGAAGCAGAGATGCGTCAGAAACAGGAAAAGCAAAGAGAGACGGAACAGAAAGCTCAACAAAAGTACGAAGCCTGGCTGCAGAAGAAGAACCACGAGAAGGTGGAGAaggcaaaaaaagagaaagtaaagccgGCGTGTTTTCTTTTATTCCTGCAAGGTAGATACTGTTTGACTATGTGCTCAATTCTTTGTGACAGGAGAAGGCAAGTATGCGTGAGGAGCAGGAGAAGGAGCGACGGCGGAGGGCAGAGGAGAACTTTAAGGAATGGCTGgcaaaacacaatgaaaaatgCAGAACAACTCCCAAAGCCTCTCATAATCCAACAAGTGAGTCTGGTCCAGCCATTAATAAATGCTGTGTATCTTTCTGGGTGTGGCCACACgggggcctagtggttagcatgttggccacacagtcaggagaccgattctccgttgggcatctctgtgtggagtttgcatgttcttcctgtgcgtgcgtgggttttctccgggtactccggtttcttcccacattccaaaaacatgcatgttaggttaattggtgactaaattgtccatagatatgaacgtgagtgtgaatggttgtttgtctatatgtgccctgccattggctggcgaccagtccagggtgtaccctgcctttcgccagaagtcagctgggataggctccagcatacccgcgaccctagtgaggataagcggcatagaagatggatggatggatctttctGGGTGAATGTGCCGTTGTTTAGTGCCAACAATAGGTGAATCACGTTTTCTTATGTTCGGACCTGCCCCCTACCAGCTGTGAAATAATGCTAAGAGTCTCAAGTGAGGTTTACAATTTAATATTAAAAGGAGTATATACAAACAGTTGTAATGCCAGGGAAGAGAACATTCAGCTCACCAGCCAAGGTCTAGCGAGATCCAAGCCATCTGAAactgagttcctcttcctcatagTAAACCTTCCATTGAGGCGGTGCCAATGATCAGGTAACTTACTGTTAACTGTTTGTCGGGgtattggtctgatctggtttcaactAACCTTGGCTCGGAGGGCTGTTCGTCTTAGCGACAGAAGGGTGACTCATAATGAAACTCGCGCGTGTGTATGtgagattaattaaaaaaaaaaaaacagggtgcctttgttccaagtgaaaggttttGTGTGTTATTGCTATGCTGTACAAAAGCACATGCATGTTGCAGTACCCATCCAGAACAGAGTGGAAattattccattcctaacacttAGAATTCTCGATTGTCtgggattattttttttcacacatgcgcacacacaaacacagttttCATATCATGTGCATCATTATGTTTACGTTTTAAAGAAATTGTgcggttaaaaaaaatagatattgtTACTATTAGACCTCTCATTGTCTTGTTTTGCTTTAAAGAAACTTTCAACAGTTGTTCTGTGGTCCTTCATGGGAGGTCCTTTTGACGGTCGCTTTACTTTCATgctgataataaaataatgtaattattgCTGTTGTTCGTCCTGCAAGCTGATGAATAGGCTTGCCGCTTGTTAGAATCAGGGCAGCAACTCACCCTGGCTGGCCTGTGAGCCTTGCTGAGGGATGTGGAGAGCAAGGAGGATGTGTCGGCCGTTGTGCAAACAGCAGTACAGTGAGTCCTTCAGTAAAATGGTGATGTTTGCGTGTGCTGCAAAATTTGATCTCTTGTTAGTGTGAAGCTAtattgcagggtttttttttttttttttttgatcttTTGTGCAGCCCTAGTGCACAatcttaaaatatttttcttggGTTCTATTTTTTCCCACTCCAGGTCCTTGGGGATACCACCCATCACCCAGCTTTTACAACCCAATCCCATGGAAGCCTATTCACACCCCCCCACCAGAAACATCGCCTGAAAGCACACCTAGAAGGAAGcctcaaaaacacaaaagaggaCATCAAGGCCATGGTGCAGCAGGTCAATTTAGAAACATGACACACAGATGACACATCACCACCATCTTTAATATTTGCAGCATACAGGTGACTCTCAGTCGTGACATATCTGCCACTCCCAACGTCACACCACCATTGTGATATGTGGAACATATCCATAAAGAATTAAGCTTGGCTTTTTCTAATATTGCACTGTTTTGATGTTGTTAGGGTTTTGAGTGAGTCACCCTGATCCTGACCATTTAAACAGTTTTTCTCGAACAATGTTTGTTCAttctgagacatttttttttaaagaactaAGTCAAGTTTTGAATGAGAAAATCTCTTGTTTTATTTGCTGCATTTTACAGCAGGTCCCAAGATACACACATGTAGAAAGGTGGGTGGTGGTATGATTAAAAATGTCTCCAGTTTGATGCCTTGATCATCTTAGGGCTGCAATTTGGGAGGCAAACAGAGATTCAAAGGGGAGTAATACTCATACATAATGAagacatttttatacttttaatatatttttcatcaatatgGTTTCTACATTGCAGTGCAACAGCAGAATCGCTTTCATTGACTGATATATTGACAAATCAGCAATATAGCACCATCAGAAATGTCCCTTGGTTCtggaactgaattttttttagaaGTGTTGTAACAAcacactattaaaaaaaaaaataataataataatatgacattCCCTTTAAGCCTAGGTCATAACCGGTCGTACGGGCTCTTACGggccggtctacgtgcaaaaaaatacaaacacacggAGGGCGATGTGCTAATTCGTGGTTAGGTTTACGACATATAGGAAAGGCTCGCAGATTAGGAAGACTGTAGTGCAAATAACAAAGTACATCTTCATAAAGAAAATTGCCATAAGCCtgcattacagtatataaacaatGTAACATGGCATGTGTGCTTTACAAAATTGTTGGGAGAAAGGGAAGAAATGAGTGTGAAGTACACATCCAACAGTGACGAAAATACAACAGTAGTGTTATGTACTACCTTGCATAGCCAACCTTATCACAAAGTtaaaattgcattaaaaaatgtttaaaaaaaaaaacaatgttaaagTCATTAACATGTCAACTAATTCAGTGGCCGTCCCTCCTGCTGGAACACCAGCTCAACTGCGTCTTTGACATCCTGCACTACAAAGGAGGGCTGTGTAAGGCTTGGGTCAAAGCGGAAATCCCTATGACCGTGGAAGATGCGCTGCTCGGTCACTGTTTGCGTGGTGTCCGATGGCAGCTCGCTGTGGTCTTTGCTGTACACTCCCGTACACACCAGAATGGAGTGGCACGCTTCAGGAAGATCTACACCTGGCCCAAATACGCCAGGCGCTCCGCCTAATTCGGCTGATGTCATTGTAGGCCAGCCGCCGTCAACAGACACTCCGCTCCGGTTAGCTTGCCTCTGAGAATGCTGAGCAGCCTGGAGGTAGCGGTTGTAGAGGTTGGCGCCGTATATGTCAGCCATGGGGTTATCACTATTAAGAAAAGCTTGGGTCACCAATGACTGTGTGTGGACCAAGACTTGATGGACAGAGTCACTCACCCAATTGCGTACAGCCTCTTCACAGGTGTGGTCCACCCAAGCCTCTCAGCCTGCTGCCTGACCAGCAGCTCAGCATAATTATAAGTCACCACACTGGGTTTACCAATCAAAGCCTCATACTTGAGGTCATGACCCGTCACCTTCTTGTACACACTCTCCAAGCACACCAGGAACATACCATGACCAAACCTGTTAAGGAACCGCGACAGAATGGATTATTCTATCTGtaggtgtgtgttgtgtgcgtatatatatatgtatatacatgtatgtatatacactcctgatcgaaatcttaagaccagttaaaaaattgctagaatttgcattttgcacatttggatcttaatgaggttttaagtaaagctacaatatccaaaaacaagaagggggagtgagaccaaaaaaattTGGAGATTGTAatttataccaaaaaaaaaacaaaactgaatttatgttgttaatcagctgatcaaaagtttaagaccatcactcaaaaatgaacaaactgtccaaaccagaacaaaaaatgttctcagtaggactcagtaatgagtagctccacagttcttgttaatcacttcaaaaattgctttgggcatgcttgatgtctgtctggaactgatggccatttttataaacttcccttgccatccatcctcaaatgttatctatgggatttaaatgaggggaacgtgcaggatggcccaaaagagtgatgttattctccctgaagaagtccttggtcaagcaagcattgtgaactgcagcgttgtcctgttgaaaaacccagctgttaccacacagacgagggccctcagtcatgagggatgcccgctgcaacatctggaCGTAAGcaactgccgtttgacgcccctgcaccacctgaagctccagtgttccactgaatgaaaaagcaccccagatgatgatgagtagaaaacatctcaggtgggatctccttgtcatgccagtaacgttggaagccatctaaACCatcggagaataaaacttttttccacctttcaatgtcccatgtttgatggtccctggcaaagtctaaacgggcagttttgtggcgttgaaggagacgaggtctaaTTCGTCTgggctgggtttttcaacaggacaacgctacagttcacaatgcttgcttgaccaaggacttcttcagggagaataacatcactcttttgggccatcctgcacgttcccctcatttaaatcccatagataacatttggggatggatggcaagggaagtttataaaaatggccatcagttccagacagttgatgcccttcgtgacgccatcttcaccacttaaagcaatgttcccactagcctcctggaaacactcgcatccagggtgcccaaagcaatttttgaacggtggagctactcattactgattcctactgaacattttttgttctggtttggagagcttgttattttttgagtgatggtcttaaacttttgatcagctgattaacaacatatttcagttttttttttttttgtttaagttgCAATCTCTAaatttttttggtctcactcccccttcttgtttttgcatattgtagctctacttaaaacctcattaagatccaaatgtgcaaaatgcaaattctagcaattttccaactggtcttaagattttgatcaggagtgtacatactgtacctggGATTCTTGGCCTCGGCCATCCACAGCAGGTCCATGTTACAGGCCAGCACTGGAATGTGAGGGTACTGCATGGAATTCCAATCCCTGTCTGGGTTTCCATGGGTTAGAAGAACATCCACGATGAGTTGGAGGTTGGTCTCCCACCTGATCGGCTCTCCgaataaaatgacagctgcaaGGACAAATAGGTGAAGAGAAAAATTTGCTTCatcaaaaaaaatttttttcttAGCAACAACATCTCCAATGTAGGCTGTGTGCTCAAACATACCATCTATTGGCTGTAAACCTTTGGTGGGGGGAATCTGTGAGACAAGATACAGAGTAGCCATCCTTATACAGTAAAGGTTGTCACAAGAGcttgcaagattaaaaggtGATTCGATATTTCGTTCAGAAAAAGAAaacttgtgggcactaggcctggaacgataataaagaaattaatcacacaagaaattaaaaatgaaattgacaatttt from Dunckerocampus dactyliophorus isolate RoL2022-P2 chromosome 5, RoL_Ddac_1.1, whole genome shotgun sequence encodes the following:
- the ccdc34 gene encoding coiled-coil domain-containing protein 34 isoform X5 — protein: MSGWWLPSSPAFASEDFSSTPLKANERKHVHVAKDLGANDVLPEDDDTFSLLSPIYHDSYESDDDDELSTTNQTSPKYTHEHSISSVRHDLWKASTENTGPEVLSAWEVWLVNKIKEDKLRLKKKTEEQLSQKEKKEQQEAEREQKRSVEEKKIRDWQQMKREQERREQLLKSSREEAEMRQKQEKQRETEQKAQQKYEAWLQKKNHEKVEKAKKEKEKASMREEQEKERRRRAEENFKEWLAKHNEKCRTTPKASHNPTSPWGYHPSPSFYNPIPWKPIHTPPPETSPESTPRRKPQKHKRGHQGHGAAGQFRNMTHR
- the ccdc34 gene encoding coiled-coil domain-containing protein 34 isoform X7 → MSGWWLPSSPAFASEDFSSTPLKANERKHVHVAKDLGANDVLPEDDDTFSLLSPIYHDSYESDDDDELSTTNQTSPKYTHEHSISSVRHDLWKASTENTGPEVLSAWEVWLVNKIKEDKLRLKKKTEEQLSQKEKKEQQEAEREQKRSVEEKKIRDWQQMKREQERREQLLKSSREEAEMRQKQEKQRETEQKAQQKYEAWLQKKNHEKVEKAKKEKEKASMREEQEKERRRRAEENFKEWLAKHNEKCRTTPKASHNPTTDE
- the ccdc34 gene encoding coiled-coil domain-containing protein 34 isoform X2, with product MSGWWLPSSPAFASEDFSSTPLKANERKHVHVAKDLGANDVLPEDDDTFSLLSPIYHDSYESDDDDELSTTNQTSPKYTHEHSISSVRHDLWKASTENTGPEVLSAWEVWLVNKIKEDKLRLKKKTEELSQKEKKEQQEAEREQKRSVEEKKIRDWQQMKREQERREQLLKSSREEAEMRQKQEKQRETEQKAQQKYEAWLQKKNHEKVEKAKKEKVKPACFLLFLQGRYCLTMCSILCDRRRQVCVRSRRRSDGGGQRRTLRNGWQNTMKNAEQLPKPLIIQQVLGDTTHHPAFTTQSHGSLFTPPHQKHRLKAHLEGSLKNTKEDIKAMVQQVNLET
- the ccdc34 gene encoding coiled-coil domain-containing protein 34 isoform X1 translates to MSGWWLPSSPAFASEDFSSTPLKANERKHVHVAKDLGANDVLPEDDDTFSLLSPIYHDSYESDDDDELSTTNQTSPKYTHEHSISSVRHDLWKASTENTGPEVLSAWEVWLVNKIKEDKLRLKKKTEEQLSQKEKKEQQEAEREQKRSVEEKKIRDWQQMKREQERREQLLKSSREEAEMRQKQEKQRETEQKAQQKYEAWLQKKNHEKVEKAKKEKVKPACFLLFLQGRYCLTMCSILCDRRRQVCVRSRRRSDGGGQRRTLRNGWQNTMKNAEQLPKPLIIQQVLGDTTHHPAFTTQSHGSLFTPPHQKHRLKAHLEGSLKNTKEDIKAMVQQVNLET
- the ccdc34 gene encoding coiled-coil domain-containing protein 34 isoform X6; its protein translation is MSGWWLPSSPAFASEDFSSTPLKANERKHVHVAKDLGANDVLPEDDDTFSLLSPIYHDSYESDDDDELSTTNQTSPKYTHEHSISSVRHDLWKASTENTGPEVLSAWEVWLVNKIKEDKLRLKKKTEEERREQLLKSSREEAEMRQKQEKQRETEQKAQQKYEAWLQKKNHEKVEKAKKEKVKPACFLLFLQGRYCLTMCSILCDRRRQVCVRSRRRSDGGGQRRTLRNGWQNTMKNAEQLPKPLIIQQVLGDTTHHPAFTTQSHGSLFTPPHQKHRLKAHLEGSLKNTKEDIKAMVQQVNLET
- the ccdc34 gene encoding coiled-coil domain-containing protein 34 isoform X3, whose product is MSGWWLPSSPAFASEDFSSTPLKANERKHVHVAKDLGANDVLPEDDDTFSLLSPIYHDSYESDDDDELSTTNQTSPKHDLWKASTENTGPEVLSAWEVWLVNKIKEDKLRLKKKTEEQLSQKEKKEQQEAEREQKRSVEEKKIRDWQQMKREQERREQLLKSSREEAEMRQKQEKQRETEQKAQQKYEAWLQKKNHEKVEKAKKEKVKPACFLLFLQGRYCLTMCSILCDRRRQVCVRSRRRSDGGGQRRTLRNGWQNTMKNAEQLPKPLIIQQVLGDTTHHPAFTTQSHGSLFTPPHQKHRLKAHLEGSLKNTKEDIKAMVQQVNLET
- the ccdc34 gene encoding coiled-coil domain-containing protein 34 isoform X4 encodes the protein MSGWWLPSSPAFASEDFSSTPLKANERKHVHVAKDLGANDVLPEDDDTFSLLSPIYHDSYESDDDDELSTTNQTSPKHDLWKASTENTGPEVLSAWEVWLVNKIKEDKLRLKKKTEELSQKEKKEQQEAEREQKRSVEEKKIRDWQQMKREQERREQLLKSSREEAEMRQKQEKQRETEQKAQQKYEAWLQKKNHEKVEKAKKEKVKPACFLLFLQGRYCLTMCSILCDRRRQVCVRSRRRSDGGGQRRTLRNGWQNTMKNAEQLPKPLIIQQVLGDTTHHPAFTTQSHGSLFTPPHQKHRLKAHLEGSLKNTKEDIKAMVQQVNLET
- the hdhd5 gene encoding haloacid dehalogenase-like hydrolase domain-containing 5, which gives rise to MQRIRCFRSTWKLMQANCGRAGRLIASLSTSRNYSHLPPHGSFGLLFDIDGVLVRGGTPIPAAKQCFRNLVDKQGKYKVPVVFVTNAGNCMRQTKAEHLSHLLEVEVSPDQVMLSHSPLRMFTQFHQMRVLVSGQGPVEEVAHNLGFQNVVTIDDLREAYPLLDVVDHNRRPKDIIPPTKGLQPIDAVILFGEPIRWETNLQLIVDVLLTHGNPDRDWNSMQYPHIPVLACNMDLLWMAEAKNPRFGHGMFLVCLESVYKKVTGHDLKYEALIGKPSVVTYNYAELLVRQQAERLGWTTPVKRLYAIGDNPMADIYGANLYNRYLQAAQHSQRQANRSGVSVDGGWPTMTSAELGGAPGVFGPGVDLPEACHSILVCTGVYSKDHSELPSDTTQTVTEQRIFHGHRDFRFDPSLTQPSFVVQDVKDAVELVFQQEGRPLN